A section of the Serratia liquefaciens ATCC 27592 genome encodes:
- a CDS encoding FAD-dependent oxidoreductase, which translates to MKQLHAEIAGAGIAGLTAAAALAQRGWSVRVHERSANLRTFGAGIYIWSNGLRVLEAIGAYDEAMVGAHEGAVFQTRDHGNATMEDIPINSSGAPRLVTILRERLLLSLLNAARRAGAEIVSDSEAVGATPDGKLLMADKRTLSADLVIGADGINSRVRESLDLLMYRKPLHYGAVRMMLKRDDDDVPPADRSNYIEYFSGTRRILYTPASATDLYVALCCAEDDVGAYQLPIAPALWRKSFPHLSGLIARFGEAGRWDAFEVLKLKAWSKGQVAILGDAAHAMPPYLGQGGGCALMNALGLAVSLENNRDIPAALAAWEAQERPLTEHTQDTAERMGHMNLWPDDVRSAVLRITGRCEQIGAERMKTALSLPTGTLA; encoded by the coding sequence ATGAAGCAACTGCATGCAGAAATTGCTGGGGCAGGTATCGCCGGGCTTACGGCGGCGGCGGCGCTGGCTCAGCGTGGCTGGAGCGTGAGAGTGCATGAGCGTTCGGCAAACCTGCGCACCTTTGGTGCGGGCATCTATATCTGGAGTAATGGGCTGCGTGTGCTCGAGGCGATTGGAGCCTATGACGAAGCTATGGTGGGGGCACACGAAGGGGCCGTATTCCAGACACGGGATCACGGCAACGCAACGATGGAGGATATTCCGATCAACAGCAGCGGTGCCCCACGTCTGGTTACCATCCTGCGCGAGCGGCTGCTGCTGTCTTTGCTCAATGCGGCTCGCCGCGCCGGTGCCGAAATTGTCAGCGATTCCGAGGCGGTGGGGGCGACACCGGATGGAAAGCTGCTGATGGCGGACAAGCGAACGCTGTCAGCCGATTTGGTGATCGGCGCTGACGGTATCAACTCGCGGGTGAGAGAGTCTCTGGACCTGCTGATGTACCGCAAGCCGCTGCACTATGGCGCGGTCAGAATGATGTTGAAGCGTGATGACGATGACGTACCGCCTGCAGATCGTTCGAACTACATTGAGTACTTTTCAGGCACGAGGCGGATCCTTTATACGCCCGCCAGCGCGACCGATCTTTATGTTGCACTGTGCTGCGCTGAGGACGATGTGGGTGCCTATCAGCTTCCGATTGCCCCGGCACTTTGGCGCAAATCCTTCCCACACCTTTCCGGCCTGATCGCACGTTTTGGCGAGGCCGGCCGCTGGGATGCGTTTGAGGTGCTGAAGCTCAAGGCCTGGAGCAAAGGGCAGGTGGCGATCCTCGGCGATGCAGCCCATGCGATGCCGCCTTACCTCGGCCAAGGGGGCGGTTGCGCACTGATGAATGCTCTTGGATTGGCGGTCAGTCTGGAAAATAACCGGGATATTCCGGCGGCGCTGGCAGCCTGGGAAGCGCAGGAAAGGCCGTTGACCGAACATACCCAAGATACGGCGGAACGCATGGGGCATATGAACCTGTGGCCAGACGACGTTCGATCGGCCGTTTTGCGTATCACCGGACGCTGCGAGCAGATCGGCGCAGAGCGTATGAAAACGGCATTAAGCCTGCCGACGGGCACTTTGGCCTGA
- a CDS encoding MFS transporter: MNKQSVTDIVDQSPIGGLQIMTLLLCFIVLMINGLDASAMGYIAPELAQEWGIDRAELGPAFAAGLFGMLLGSFICGPAADRYGRKTVLLICSVIVALGTLGYAFSSSISVLVALRLLTGMGLGGVLPGCITLVSEYSPIRWRMLLVTLSFSGFTLGMALGGWVADLLLPVLGWRGLLFVGSIAPLVMLPVLYFMLPESICFLANRPQQRAKLLRIVERIGGHRKWQDVIFTDGMDRKPGEKNLQLSPVAALFSEGRTERTLLLWLTFFCCLFSFYLLSNWLPTVLRSSGFDARMALYVAAMLPLGGMIGGIITALLIDRIGIAKILPPLALLASVALLVTGSQLGSSTRLLVCVFFVGFTLTGALNNISILSAGLYPTTARATGVSWGIGVGHVGSITGAYLGSWLYTVVGDLQNFFYWMAIPALIAALALFCMTRRKDLFAVQAGS, translated from the coding sequence ATGAACAAACAATCCGTCACCGACATTGTCGATCAAAGCCCGATCGGTGGTTTACAGATAATGACGCTGCTCTTGTGTTTTATTGTATTGATGATTAATGGTCTGGATGCCAGCGCGATGGGTTATATCGCCCCTGAATTGGCTCAAGAATGGGGGATTGATCGCGCCGAGTTGGGCCCGGCTTTCGCGGCAGGTCTGTTCGGCATGTTACTCGGCAGTTTCATTTGTGGCCCCGCGGCGGACCGTTATGGGCGCAAAACGGTGTTGCTGATCTGCTCGGTTATCGTCGCTTTAGGCACCCTGGGTTATGCCTTTTCCTCATCGATTAGCGTGCTTGTGGCACTGCGGTTGCTGACTGGCATGGGACTAGGCGGCGTATTGCCCGGTTGCATTACTCTGGTGTCAGAGTATTCGCCCATTCGCTGGCGCATGTTGCTGGTCACCTTGAGCTTTTCCGGCTTTACCTTGGGTATGGCGCTCGGCGGCTGGGTGGCCGACTTGCTGCTGCCGGTGCTGGGCTGGAGAGGCCTGCTCTTTGTGGGCAGTATCGCTCCTTTGGTGATGCTGCCAGTGCTGTATTTCATGCTCCCTGAGTCGATCTGTTTCCTGGCCAACAGGCCGCAACAGAGAGCTAAATTACTGCGGATCGTCGAACGGATTGGCGGCCATAGGAAGTGGCAGGACGTAATCTTTACCGACGGTATGGACAGAAAGCCCGGTGAAAAAAACCTGCAGCTGTCTCCCGTGGCGGCGCTATTTTCTGAAGGGCGAACCGAGCGTACGCTGCTACTCTGGCTGACCTTTTTCTGCTGCTTATTCTCGTTCTACCTGTTGAGCAATTGGCTACCCACGGTATTGCGCAGCAGCGGGTTTGACGCTCGGATGGCCTTATATGTTGCCGCAATGCTGCCGCTGGGGGGCATGATCGGTGGCATCATCACAGCACTTCTCATCGATCGAATCGGTATCGCCAAAATACTTCCTCCTTTAGCCTTATTGGCCTCGGTCGCGCTGCTGGTTACCGGCAGCCAGCTCGGCAGTTCTACCCGTTTATTGGTTTGCGTTTTTTTCGTGGGTTTTACCCTCACGGGAGCATTGAACAACATCAGTATTTTGAGCGCTGGCCTTTATCCCACCACGGCACGTGCGACCGGAGTGTCATGGGGGATCGGCGTGGGTCATGTGGGTTCCATCACGGGGGCTTATCTTGGCTCTTGGCTATATACCGTGGTTGGTGATTTGCAGAATTTTTTCTACTGGATGGCGATTCCCGCATTAATTGCCGCTTTGGCGTTGTTCTGCATGACCAGGAGAAAGGATCTGTTTGCGGTACAGGCGGGTTCTTAA
- the guaA gene encoding glutamine-hydrolyzing GMP synthase: MTKNIHKHRILILDFGSQYTQLVARRVREIGVYCELWAWDVSEEQIREFNPSGIILSGGPESTTETNSPRAPEYVFTAGVPVLGVCYGMQTMAMQLGGHVQGSNEREFGYAQVEITTDSALVRGIEDALSPTGKPLLDVWMSHGDKVTAIPSDFVTVASTDTCPFAIMANEEKRFYGVQFHPEVTHTRQGQRMLERFVLDICQCEALWTPATIIEDAVERIREQVGEDHVILGLSGGVDSSVTAMLLHRAIGKRLTCVFVDNGLLRLNEADQVLEMFGDHFGLNIVHVAAEDRFLSALAGVDEPEAKRKIIGRVFVELFDEEACKQTEVKWLAQGTIYPDVIESAASATGKAHVIKSHHNVGGLPKEMKLGLVEPLKELFKDEVRKIGLELGLPYDMLYRHPFPGPGLGVRVLGEVKKEYCDLLRRADAIFIEELHKADLYNKVSQAFTVFLPVRSVGVMGDGRKYDWVVSLRAVETIDFMTAHWAHLPYDFLGRVSNRIINEVNGISRVVYDISGKPPATIEWE; this comes from the coding sequence ATGACAAAAAATATCCATAAGCATCGCATTCTGATTCTGGACTTTGGTTCGCAATACACCCAACTGGTCGCCCGCCGCGTGCGCGAAATCGGCGTTTACTGCGAGCTGTGGGCCTGGGACGTTAGCGAAGAGCAAATCCGCGAATTCAATCCGAGCGGCATCATCCTGTCCGGCGGCCCGGAAAGCACCACCGAAACCAACAGCCCGCGTGCGCCAGAATACGTGTTCACCGCCGGTGTACCTGTGCTGGGCGTATGCTACGGCATGCAGACCATGGCAATGCAGCTGGGCGGCCATGTGCAAGGTTCCAACGAGCGTGAATTCGGTTACGCGCAGGTGGAAATTACCACCGACAGCGCACTGGTTCGCGGCATCGAAGACGCGCTGAGCCCAACCGGTAAACCGCTGCTCGACGTGTGGATGAGCCACGGCGACAAAGTGACCGCTATCCCGTCCGACTTCGTGACCGTTGCCAGCACCGATACCTGCCCGTTTGCCATTATGGCCAACGAAGAAAAACGCTTCTACGGCGTGCAGTTCCACCCGGAAGTGACCCACACCCGTCAGGGCCAGCGCATGCTGGAGCGTTTCGTGCTGGATATCTGCCAGTGTGAAGCCCTGTGGACCCCGGCGACCATCATCGAAGATGCGGTAGAGCGCATTCGTGAGCAGGTGGGCGAAGATCACGTGATCCTCGGCCTGTCCGGCGGCGTCGACTCTTCCGTGACCGCAATGCTGCTGCATCGCGCCATCGGTAAACGCCTGACCTGCGTGTTCGTCGATAACGGCCTGCTGCGTCTGAATGAAGCAGACCAGGTGCTGGAAATGTTTGGCGACCACTTCGGCCTGAACATCGTTCACGTGGCGGCGGAAGATCGCTTCCTGAGCGCGTTAGCCGGCGTTGACGAACCGGAAGCCAAGCGCAAGATCATCGGCCGCGTGTTCGTTGAACTGTTCGACGAAGAAGCCTGCAAGCAGACTGAAGTGAAATGGCTGGCGCAGGGCACCATCTACCCGGACGTGATCGAATCCGCCGCCTCCGCCACCGGCAAAGCGCACGTGATCAAATCGCACCACAACGTGGGTGGCCTGCCGAAAGAGATGAAGCTGGGCCTGGTCGAGCCGCTGAAAGAGCTGTTCAAAGACGAAGTGCGCAAAATCGGTCTGGAACTGGGCCTGCCGTACGACATGCTTTACCGTCACCCGTTCCCGGGCCCAGGTTTGGGCGTGCGCGTACTGGGCGAAGTGAAGAAAGAGTACTGCGATCTGCTGCGCCGTGCCGATGCGATCTTCATCGAAGAGCTGCACAAAGCCGATCTGTACAACAAAGTCAGCCAGGCATTCACCGTGTTCCTGCCGGTGCGTTCGGTTGGCGTGATGGGCGATGGCCGTAAATACGACTGGGTTGTTTCACTGCGCGCAGTGGAAACCATCGACTTTATGACCGCACATTGGGCGCACCTGCCGTACGATTTCCTCGGTCGCGTCTCCAACCGCATCATCAACGAAGTCAACGGCATTTCCCGTGTGGTTTATGACATCAGCGGTAAGCCACCGGCTACCATTGAGTGGGAATGA
- the guaB gene encoding IMP dehydrogenase, which produces MLRIAKEALTFDDVLLVPAHSTVLPNTAELGTQLTKNIRLNIPMLSAAMDTVTESGLAIALAQEGGLGFIHKNMSIERQAEEVRRVKKHESGVVTDPQAVTPATTLKEVKELTARNGFAGYPVVTEENELVGIITGRDVRFVTDLNQPVTAVMTPKERLVTVKEGEAREVVLQKMHEKRVEKALVVDDSFHLLGMITVKDFQKAERKPNACKDEHGRLRVGAAVGAGAGNEERVDALVAAGVDVLLIDSSHGHSEGVLQRIRETRAKYPDLQIVGGNVATAAGAKALADAGVSAVKVGIGPGSICTTRIVTGVGVPQITAIADAVEALEGTGIPVIADGGIRFSGDIAKAIAAGASCVMVGSMLAGTEESPGEIELYQGRSFKSYRGMGSLGAMSKGSSDRYFQTDNAADKLVPEGIEGRVAYKGMLKAIVHQQMGGLRSCMGLTGCATIDDLRTKAEFVRISGAGIQESHVHDVTITKESPNYRMG; this is translated from the coding sequence ATGCTACGTATCGCGAAAGAAGCACTAACGTTTGACGACGTTCTCCTGGTTCCAGCTCACTCTACGGTTCTGCCTAATACCGCTGAGCTCGGCACCCAACTGACCAAAAATATCCGCCTGAATATCCCTATGCTGTCCGCAGCCATGGATACCGTTACCGAATCCGGCCTGGCCATCGCGCTGGCGCAGGAAGGCGGTCTGGGCTTCATTCACAAAAACATGTCTATCGAGCGTCAGGCAGAAGAAGTCCGCCGCGTGAAAAAACATGAAAGCGGCGTGGTAACCGATCCACAAGCCGTAACCCCTGCCACAACCCTGAAAGAAGTGAAAGAGCTGACCGCACGTAACGGCTTCGCCGGTTACCCTGTCGTCACCGAAGAGAACGAACTGGTCGGTATCATTACCGGCCGCGACGTCCGCTTCGTCACCGATCTGAACCAGCCTGTTACCGCCGTGATGACGCCGAAAGAGCGTCTGGTTACGGTGAAAGAAGGCGAAGCGCGTGAAGTCGTGCTGCAGAAAATGCACGAAAAACGCGTTGAGAAAGCGCTGGTAGTGGACGACAGCTTCCACCTGCTGGGCATGATCACCGTAAAAGACTTCCAGAAAGCGGAACGCAAGCCAAACGCCTGTAAAGACGAGCATGGCCGTCTGCGCGTTGGCGCAGCGGTGGGTGCAGGTGCAGGTAACGAAGAGCGCGTTGATGCGCTGGTCGCCGCCGGCGTTGACGTGCTGCTGATCGACTCCTCGCATGGCCATTCCGAAGGCGTATTGCAGCGTATTCGCGAAACGCGCGCCAAATACCCGGATCTGCAGATCGTGGGCGGCAACGTGGCTACCGCAGCCGGTGCCAAAGCGCTGGCTGACGCCGGCGTCAGCGCGGTCAAAGTAGGTATCGGCCCTGGCTCCATCTGTACTACTCGTATCGTAACCGGCGTAGGTGTACCGCAGATCACAGCCATCGCCGATGCGGTTGAAGCGCTGGAAGGGACAGGTATCCCGGTCATCGCCGACGGCGGCATTCGCTTCTCCGGTGACATCGCCAAAGCTATCGCGGCCGGCGCATCCTGCGTAATGGTCGGCTCCATGCTGGCGGGTACCGAAGAATCACCGGGCGAAATCGAGCTGTATCAGGGCCGTTCGTTCAAATCCTACCGTGGTATGGGTTCACTGGGCGCGATGTCCAAAGGCTCTTCCGACCGTTACTTCCAGACCGATAACGCCGCCGACAAACTGGTGCCGGAAGGTATCGAAGGCCGCGTGGCTTACAAAGGCATGCTGAAAGCGATCGTACACCAGCAGATGGGCGGCCTGCGTTCTTGCATGGGCCTGACCGGCTGCGCCACCATCGACGACCTGCGTACCAAGGCTGAATTTGTTCGCATCAGCGGCGCCGGTATTCAGGAAAGCCACGTGCATGACGTGACCATCACCAAAGAGTCACCGAACTACCGCATGGGTTAA
- the xseA gene encoding exodeoxyribonuclease VII large subunit, protein MSIPVSPSIFTVSRLNQTVRQLLEMEMGQIWLSAEISNFSQPSSGHWYFTLKDDRAQVRCAMFRNTNRRTTFRPQNGQQVLVRASITLYEPRGDYQLIAESMQPAGDGLLQQQFDQLKQRLSAEGLFDQQFKQPLPSPAKRVGVVTSASGAALHDVLQVLQRRDPSLPIVIYPTSVQGAEAPLQIVRAIETANRRDECDVLIVGRGGGSLEDLWSFNDERVARAIFASRIPIVSAVGHETDVTIADFVADLRAPTPSAAAELVSRNQLELLRQLQSQQQRMEMAMDYYLAQRQQQFTRINHRLQQQHPHLRLARQQTLLFKLQRRLEDGMQNQLRLSSRRSERVQQRLAQMQPQARIHRYQQRVQQQEYRLQQAWDRQLNGLRQRFGVACSQLEAVSPLATLARGYSVTQTPRGELLKTTKQAQVGELLKTRLQDGWVESEVKTITVAKKPRKKRAAE, encoded by the coding sequence ATGTCGATACCTGTTTCGCCTTCCATTTTTACCGTAAGCCGCCTGAATCAGACGGTTCGACAGCTGCTGGAAATGGAAATGGGCCAGATTTGGCTCTCCGCCGAGATCTCCAACTTCTCCCAGCCGTCTTCAGGTCATTGGTATTTCACGCTGAAAGACGACCGCGCGCAGGTGCGTTGCGCGATGTTCCGCAACACTAACCGTCGTACTACCTTCCGCCCGCAAAATGGCCAACAGGTGCTGGTGCGCGCCAGCATCACGCTGTATGAGCCGCGCGGCGACTATCAGCTGATCGCCGAAAGCATGCAGCCCGCCGGCGACGGCCTGTTGCAACAGCAGTTCGATCAGTTAAAACAGCGACTGAGCGCCGAAGGCCTTTTCGACCAACAGTTCAAACAGCCGCTGCCCAGCCCGGCCAAACGCGTCGGGGTGGTCACCTCCGCCAGCGGCGCGGCGCTGCACGATGTGCTGCAGGTGCTGCAACGGCGCGATCCGTCATTGCCCATCGTTATCTACCCTACTTCGGTGCAGGGCGCGGAAGCCCCCCTGCAGATTGTACGTGCCATCGAAACGGCCAACCGCCGTGACGAGTGCGACGTGCTGATCGTCGGCCGTGGCGGGGGTTCACTGGAAGACCTGTGGAGCTTTAACGACGAACGCGTTGCGCGGGCGATTTTCGCCAGCCGCATTCCGATTGTCAGCGCCGTCGGCCACGAAACCGACGTCACCATTGCCGACTTTGTCGCCGATCTGCGTGCGCCAACCCCTTCTGCCGCTGCCGAACTGGTCAGTCGCAATCAGTTGGAACTGCTGCGTCAGTTGCAATCACAGCAACAGCGGATGGAAATGGCGATGGACTACTACCTGGCGCAGCGCCAGCAGCAGTTCACCCGCATCAACCACCGTTTGCAGCAGCAGCACCCGCACCTGCGTCTGGCGCGCCAACAAACGCTGTTGTTCAAACTGCAACGTCGGTTGGAAGACGGCATGCAAAACCAACTGCGTCTGTCTTCGCGTCGCAGCGAGCGGGTTCAGCAACGGCTGGCGCAGATGCAACCGCAGGCGCGTATTCACCGCTACCAACAACGCGTGCAGCAACAGGAATACCGTTTGCAGCAGGCATGGGATCGCCAGCTTAACGGCCTGCGCCAGCGCTTCGGCGTCGCCTGCAGCCAACTCGAGGCCGTCAGCCCGCTGGCGACGCTGGCCCGCGGCTACAGCGTGACGCAAACCCCGCGCGGCGAACTGCTGAAAACCACCAAGCAGGCTCAGGTTGGCGAACTGCTGAAAACCCGTCTGCAGGATGGTTGGGTGGAAAGCGAGGTGAAAACCATCACCGTTGCCAAAAAGCCGCGCAAGAAACGCGCGGCCGAATAA